A part of Hydrogenobacter sp. T-8 genomic DNA contains:
- a CDS encoding HU family DNA-binding protein — MTKAELVSAIAKGAGITKKQADAALKSAIQAVSGALKKGERVAVPGFGIFTVRTRAERKGRNPRTGAEIKIPARKVVTFRPAKELRESVK; from the coding sequence ATGACCAAAGCTGAGCTTGTTTCAGCCATAGCCAAAGGGGCAGGTATTACCAAGAAGCAGGCTGATGCTGCCCTCAAATCTGCCATTCAGGCTGTCTCTGGAGCCCTCAAGAAGGGTGAAAGAGTTGCAGTGCCAGGGTTCGGAATATTTACTGTCCGGACAAGGGCAGAAAGGAAAGGCCGCAACCCAAGGACTGGTGCGGAGATAAAGATACCAGCCAGAAAGGTGGTCACTTTCAGACCTGCAAAGGAGCTCAGAGAGTCTGTAAAGTAA
- a CDS encoding DUF167 domain-containing protein encodes MIFKVKARPGSKVEYVKEVEKDLYEVAVKDPPEGGKANERIRELLAKHFGVSKSKIKLLRGSTSRLKVFEVIKD; translated from the coding sequence ATGATTTTTAAGGTAAAAGCCAGGCCTGGGTCAAAGGTAGAATATGTGAAAGAGGTAGAAAAAGACCTATACGAAGTTGCGGTCAAAGACCCACCAGAGGGGGGAAAAGCCAACGAAAGAATAAGAGAACTACTGGCAAAGCACTTTGGAGTTTCAAAGTCAAAGATAAAACTCCTAAGAGGCTCTACCTCAAGGCTTAAGGTTTTTGAGGTCATCAAAGATTAG
- a CDS encoding translocation/assembly module TamB domain-containing protein, with protein MRVVGYLILLLLALYFLLIKPYLLARNIEIEIEGVGLSFERGLSFRNLLVYIPLNGRTFHVFVSNGAIRPWDIKAGEFSFIEVSKTPPSDKPFDYDFGPLIEFASRLNLRVDQLYISTNYIPHGESLTLFIPRTELKAGKVYSTGWAQAYWLHHKDIYHIEVFLRKAHTEGRKFVLEQAQVKSDLYEFSLRGAWEGRKGVFDAEGYIEPIHRESFSLMRTKLKLSGSLSYTQIRAGFSGSAEALDIKDRKEFRNLKLEGEYLWKWREKSQLKAIITDSFTKAEVDYSLKDGVLHAVFRGLPVDHRLLGINQRLSTIASGQLELDLKKKLLKLQAYSPMAKFEAQEVMGVSLRLTLNYEGVQRGNFELSVAQPFLLSVGGSFYGKDFTGSVELLGYKLRHEDLSAIVSYSGSLRFQQGQAYSYGRGRLENLLVRDISLGSTSYDLFLEGDSYRISLRGEGYSLSGAGSLKNRDFSGSLKLESMNLSYADIDLESLRGIIDLKVGENRAWGFGRLEGRIFREGISSWAGISFEVEKRGEQLRGSFKGELRDVKAFQFSYSEGNFEGRVEGQKVFFSFDLKDGLVGRGYYDYKNTSYSLEGSLKHVQGSLLVASEYRLNGKGRDLHLEISGDGRYKNYSFPLNASLNIKEGRLEALMKGFILRMGIVFLKVPDVKAYGSTESGSIEVNPITVGIGQEMLARVEFQRGEYKGKTLSIRGKMYGALEGWLDFSYNGKPRLSSEGVLDLGKLFSVIRSRVLADAEGKVSYRLSYTDSLNLKAGSEKITLRSRYLAVPLSGGLEVIFRDNRLSGFVSLIGNQRTSILANFTGDNKFAQLSFEVLQLPLLYRNDIIRTSLFISGKGVLSSDYKNLSIKGDFYTSGVINLQRIKGRSGETPEEYKRVSLEISLASSEPLRVNLPEGFVYTDVSAKIKGTLYEPDYVVNTYLRGGALTYFEREFYVKRGEIAFTSKDSQMDLTIIAPTPDYSIIIDLKGNPQYPKAIVRSEPPRDTREVLTTLVLGGAETEGLIPVGGALISQIPQISGLIKGAKGMTGLDIRVQVSPSVSPTGEVGLSATISKDLTQRITVEHRQSTLKNPKETYTGGDVKLTPNTSIGGRYYSDRTQEVRVRLRRKFDF; from the coding sequence ATGCGTGTGGTAGGCTATCTTATACTCTTACTGCTTGCCCTGTACTTTCTTCTAATAAAACCCTATCTTTTGGCGAGGAACATAGAGATTGAGATAGAGGGGGTTGGACTGAGCTTTGAGAGAGGGCTGAGCTTTAGGAATCTTCTCGTATACATACCTCTTAATGGGAGAACTTTTCATGTCTTTGTCAGCAACGGAGCTATAAGACCATGGGATATTAAGGCTGGCGAGTTCAGTTTTATAGAAGTATCTAAAACCCCACCCTCTGACAAACCTTTTGACTATGACTTTGGACCTCTTATAGAATTTGCAAGCAGGCTGAATCTTAGGGTAGACCAGCTGTACATTTCTACTAACTATATCCCTCATGGGGAGAGCCTTACCCTATTTATACCCAGAACCGAATTAAAAGCGGGTAAGGTCTATTCTACTGGATGGGCACAGGCTTACTGGCTACACCACAAGGACATATACCACATTGAAGTTTTTCTCAGGAAGGCTCACACGGAAGGTAGAAAGTTTGTATTGGAGCAAGCCCAAGTAAAAAGCGACCTCTATGAATTTAGCTTAAGGGGAGCATGGGAAGGAAGGAAGGGGGTCTTTGATGCAGAAGGATATATAGAGCCTATTCATAGGGAGAGCTTCTCTCTTATGAGGACTAAACTAAAGCTATCGGGAAGTCTAAGCTATACTCAAATAAGAGCAGGCTTTTCTGGGTCTGCGGAGGCTCTTGATATAAAAGATAGGAAAGAATTTAGAAATCTAAAGCTGGAAGGAGAATACCTCTGGAAATGGAGGGAAAAAAGCCAGCTTAAGGCGATAATAACAGATAGTTTCACCAAGGCAGAAGTTGACTATTCTCTAAAGGATGGAGTTTTGCACGCGGTGTTTAGAGGTTTACCAGTAGACCATAGGCTTTTAGGTATAAACCAAAGATTGTCCACTATAGCCAGCGGTCAGCTTGAGCTTGACTTGAAGAAAAAACTCTTAAAACTACAGGCTTATTCACCTATGGCAAAGTTTGAAGCTCAAGAGGTTATGGGCGTTAGCCTTAGGTTGACCCTCAACTATGAAGGAGTCCAGCGGGGAAACTTTGAGCTCTCCGTAGCTCAGCCTTTTTTACTTTCCGTAGGCGGTAGTTTCTACGGTAAAGACTTTACTGGAAGTGTAGAGCTTTTGGGATACAAACTAAGGCATGAGGACTTGTCCGCCATAGTTTCCTACAGCGGGTCTTTAAGGTTCCAGCAGGGTCAAGCCTATAGCTATGGCAGGGGAAGGCTTGAAAACCTGCTTGTGAGGGATATAAGCCTCGGAAGCACCAGCTATGACCTATTCCTTGAGGGGGATAGCTATAGGATAAGCCTCAGGGGAGAGGGTTATTCTCTTTCAGGTGCTGGTTCTTTAAAAAATAGAGATTTCTCTGGCAGTTTAAAACTTGAAAGTATGAACCTTTCATATGCAGATATTGATTTAGAATCTTTGAGAGGAATCATAGACCTCAAGGTGGGGGAGAACAGGGCATGGGGTTTTGGAAGGCTTGAGGGTAGGATTTTCAGAGAAGGTATTTCTTCTTGGGCTGGCATATCCTTTGAAGTGGAGAAAAGGGGAGAGCAGTTAAGGGGCAGTTTTAAAGGAGAACTAAGGGATGTAAAAGCCTTTCAGTTCTCTTACTCAGAGGGTAACTTTGAGGGAAGGGTAGAGGGTCAAAAGGTCTTCTTTTCCTTTGACCTCAAGGATGGGCTTGTGGGTAGGGGTTATTACGATTATAAGAATACATCCTACAGCCTTGAGGGTTCTCTCAAACATGTTCAGGGCAGCCTCTTGGTGGCTTCAGAATACCGCCTGAATGGCAAGGGCAGAGACTTGCATCTTGAAATTTCAGGCGATGGTAGATACAAAAACTACAGCTTTCCGCTGAATGCCAGCTTAAACATAAAGGAAGGCAGGCTTGAGGCTTTAATGAAGGGTTTTATCCTCAGGATGGGTATTGTTTTTCTTAAGGTGCCAGATGTGAAGGCGTACGGAAGCACAGAAAGTGGGAGCATAGAGGTTAATCCTATTACCGTGGGTATAGGACAAGAAATGCTGGCAAGGGTGGAGTTTCAAAGGGGAGAATATAAAGGCAAGACCCTTTCAATTAGAGGCAAGATGTATGGAGCTCTTGAAGGCTGGCTTGACTTTTCCTACAATGGAAAGCCAAGGCTCTCCTCCGAAGGTGTGCTTGACCTTGGCAAGCTTTTTTCTGTAATAAGGAGCAGAGTTCTTGCAGATGCGGAGGGTAAGGTATCTTACAGGCTCTCCTACACAGACAGCTTGAATTTGAAAGCAGGCTCTGAAAAGATAACCCTTAGGTCCAGATACCTTGCGGTGCCATTGTCTGGTGGGCTTGAAGTAATCTTTAGGGATAATAGGCTTTCGGGCTTTGTAAGCCTAATTGGCAACCAGAGAACTTCCATCCTTGCAAACTTTACAGGCGACAATAAGTTTGCTCAGCTTAGCTTTGAGGTTTTGCAATTACCCTTATTATATAGAAACGATATTATTAGAACAAGCCTGTTTATCTCGGGTAAAGGTGTGCTAAGCTCCGATTATAAGAACTTGAGCATAAAAGGCGATTTTTACACCTCTGGGGTTATTAATCTACAGCGAATCAAAGGAAGGTCTGGGGAAACTCCCGAGGAGTATAAAAGGGTAAGCCTTGAGATTTCCCTTGCATCTTCTGAACCTTTGAGAGTTAACCTACCAGAGGGGTTTGTATATACGGACGTTTCCGCAAAGATAAAAGGCACTCTCTACGAGCCTGACTATGTGGTGAATACTTACCTTAGAGGAGGTGCTCTAACATACTTTGAAAGGGAATTTTATGTAAAAAGGGGCGAGATAGCCTTTACCAGCAAAGACAGCCAAATGGACCTCACCATAATAGCACCCACACCGGATTACAGCATTATCATTGACCTTAAAGGAAACCCCCAGTATCCAAAGGCGATAGTAAGGTCTGAGCCTCCCAGAGATACAAGAGAGGTGCTTACCACTTTGGTCCTCGGAGGTGCGGAAACAGAGGGGCTTATACCAGTGGGCGGTGCCCTTATAAGCCAGATACCGCAAATAAGCGGTCTCATAAAGGGTGCGAAAGGCATGACAGGTCTTGACATAAGGGTTCAAGTGTCACCATCTGTATCTCCCACAGGAGAAGTTGGGTTAAGTGCAACAATTTCCAAAGACTTAACTCAGAGAATAACTGTGGAACACAGGCAAAGCACTCTGAAAAACCCAAAGGAAACTTACACAGGCGGGGATGTAAAGCTCACACCCAACACTTCCATAGGTGGAAGATACTACTCAGACAGAACTCAAGAAGTAAGGGTTAGGTTGAGAAGGAAGTTTGACTTCTGA
- a CDS encoding HAD family hydrolase, whose amino-acid sequence MHIKAILFDLDGTLIDSYKDIGIHLNRTLRDFKRQEVDIEEVKHMVGGGARELLRRFFQDGLLERALMVFREYYMKDPVIYTQPFEGIRELLEEAKVRGIKLAVVTNKMESLSKAILQKLGMAEYFSAVIGGDTLSEKKPSPLPVLEALRRVDTLPSKAIIVGDTEADLRAGRLAGVKRGLAQWGYVKVQEEVPDFELQNPLDLAKFF is encoded by the coding sequence ATGCATATAAAAGCCATACTCTTTGACTTAGATGGCACGCTTATAGACTCTTACAAGGATATAGGCATACATCTAAATAGGACATTAAGGGACTTTAAAAGGCAGGAGGTGGACATAGAAGAGGTCAAGCATATGGTGGGAGGAGGGGCAAGAGAACTTCTAAGGAGGTTTTTCCAAGATGGTCTTCTTGAAAGAGCCTTAATGGTCTTTAGAGAGTATTATATGAAAGATCCCGTCATATACACCCAGCCTTTTGAAGGTATAAGGGAACTTCTTGAAGAGGCAAAGGTTAGGGGGATAAAGCTTGCGGTGGTTACCAACAAGATGGAAAGCCTTTCTAAGGCCATTCTTCAGAAGCTTGGCATGGCAGAGTATTTTTCAGCGGTGATTGGAGGGGACACTCTTTCAGAGAAAAAGCCTTCACCTTTACCCGTGTTGGAAGCCTTGAGACGTGTTGATACTCTGCCTTCAAAAGCTATTATAGTGGGAGATACGGAGGCAGACCTAAGGGCAGGCAGGCTCGCAGGCGTAAAAAGGGGTCTTGCCCAGTGGGGGTATGTTAAAGTCCAAGAGGAAGTTCCAGATTTTGAGCTACAAAACCCTTTGGATTTAGCCAAATTTTTCTAA
- a CDS encoding CDP-alcohol phosphatidyltransferase family protein, whose protein sequence is MERSCLLTNLPNLLSSLRLILSPLLLLVGEDYLVLIFLPLALSDALDGFLARKLRAQTELGKMLDPVADKVMILCGLIVCTFKLQVIPKAFFYAVLARDLFLLVGGAILTSRNGSVPPARLLGKAFTFILSLFIVLCLVGFPSQFMLWVSVLMLSLSWIDYAFSGLKRLRSQTSFST, encoded by the coding sequence ATGGAGAGGTCTTGCTTATTGACTAACTTACCAAACCTCTTATCTTCTCTTAGGTTAATACTCAGCCCACTGCTACTCCTTGTGGGGGAGGATTATTTAGTTCTTATTTTCCTTCCTCTTGCCCTTTCTGATGCTCTGGATGGATTCCTTGCAAGGAAGTTAAGAGCTCAAACAGAGCTTGGCAAGATGCTTGACCCAGTAGCGGACAAGGTAATGATCCTGTGCGGGCTTATTGTATGCACCTTTAAGCTACAGGTGATACCTAAAGCCTTCTTCTACGCAGTGTTGGCAAGAGACCTATTTCTCCTCGTGGGAGGGGCTATCCTTACCAGCAGAAATGGGAGCGTTCCGCCCGCAAGGCTTTTAGGTAAGGCTTTTACCTTTATCCTATCGCTTTTTATTGTTTTGTGTCTGGTTGGTTTTCCCTCTCAGTTTATGCTTTGGGTCAGTGTGCTTATGCTCTCCCTTTCGTGGATAGACTACGCCTTCTCTGGGTTAAAAAGGCTCAGAAGTCAAACTTCCTTCTCAACCTAA
- a CDS encoding EamA family transporter, which translates to MKSVFFAILASLMWGTAPVLFKLGLRGDIHPISALVFHNLSAFLLAFVITVITGMKLNYPLREVMLIVAGGIMSGFLGLFFFFEAVKRGNVSVVAPIASTSPLWGSLIAFILLGEPFSWLRAFGILLVVCGIVLISLSSGR; encoded by the coding sequence ATGAAAAGCGTGTTTTTTGCAATTCTTGCAAGCCTGATGTGGGGAACAGCTCCGGTGCTTTTTAAACTTGGTCTGAGAGGCGATATACATCCAATAAGTGCCTTAGTTTTTCATAACCTTTCCGCCTTCTTGCTCGCCTTTGTGATTACAGTTATCACGGGAATGAAGTTGAATTATCCACTTAGGGAAGTAATGCTCATAGTAGCAGGTGGTATAATGTCAGGTTTTCTAGGGCTATTCTTCTTCTTTGAGGCTGTCAAGCGTGGAAATGTGTCTGTAGTAGCTCCCATAGCCTCTACCTCGCCTCTATGGGGTTCTCTTATCGCCTTTATCCTTCTTGGTGAACCCTTCAGTTGGCTGAGAGCCTTTGGTATACTCTTGGTGGTATGTGGAATAGTGTTGATAAGTCTGTCATCAGGCAGGTAG
- a CDS encoding ArnT family glycosyltransferase, which produces MFLFRVFYVVYYPLDLTPEEAQYWDWSRHLDLSYYSKPPMVAYLNFLTREIFGVSELAVRITPIVLSFLLSLFTYLFVKRVFDERSAIIASTLPQITVGFGINSLLMTTDAGFIFFWSLSLIVLFFAFERNLLWLWLLAGFLSGLAFLSKYPAVFLLPCALLYGFFLKRNLLRDYKPYLSLIPAFLLSLPVLYWNYRHDFVSFKHVSTLASKSASFLNFGSFFEFLAGQALLLSIIPFLLLPYLWVKNIKREKTAFFVLFSLIPFLFFAVLSLFKRVEANWAGFSYFSALVLVSLYLSKSRLLLPSYLLAGLLFVFLHFTPLLDKVGLGWLLPPHRDPTKAGIGWAQLGEVVSEMRRAQESIISPHYQISAELAFYVKGNPRTYCINLGRRMNQYDLWGKNYEGDAIFVDYAPINPRVLSASEGIIEEKELPILWRGKEIRKFYIYKLKNLKKVEEEMPGSY; this is translated from the coding sequence TTGTTCCTTTTTAGAGTGTTTTATGTAGTTTACTACCCCCTTGACCTCACGCCAGAGGAAGCCCAATACTGGGACTGGTCAAGGCACTTAGACCTAAGCTACTATTCAAAACCCCCTATGGTCGCCTATTTGAACTTTTTGACAAGAGAAATCTTCGGCGTCTCAGAACTTGCGGTGAGGATAACACCTATAGTTTTGTCCTTTCTTCTTTCTTTATTTACTTACCTTTTTGTAAAAAGAGTCTTTGACGAGAGGTCTGCCATAATAGCCTCAACCTTACCACAGATAACAGTAGGCTTTGGAATAAACTCCCTGCTTATGACCACAGATGCAGGCTTTATCTTCTTCTGGTCTTTGAGTCTTATAGTGCTATTCTTTGCCTTTGAGAGAAACCTCCTTTGGCTTTGGCTTTTGGCAGGATTCTTAAGTGGGCTTGCCTTCTTGAGTAAGTATCCAGCGGTTTTTCTTCTTCCCTGTGCACTTTTATATGGCTTTTTCCTTAAAAGAAACCTACTTAGAGACTACAAGCCTTACCTTAGCCTCATTCCTGCTTTTCTTTTATCCTTGCCTGTTTTGTATTGGAACTATAGGCATGACTTTGTCTCCTTCAAGCATGTTTCCACCCTTGCCAGCAAGTCCGCAAGCTTTTTAAACTTTGGCTCTTTCTTTGAGTTTCTTGCAGGTCAGGCTCTTTTGCTTTCAATTATTCCCTTTTTACTTTTGCCATACCTCTGGGTCAAAAACATAAAGAGAGAAAAGACCGCCTTCTTTGTTCTTTTCTCCCTTATACCCTTTCTCTTCTTTGCAGTGCTTTCCCTTTTCAAAAGGGTAGAAGCAAACTGGGCTGGGTTTTCCTACTTTTCCGCCCTTGTGTTAGTGAGCCTATATCTATCAAAAAGCAGACTGCTTTTGCCCTCTTACCTTCTGGCAGGACTTTTGTTTGTATTTCTGCACTTTACTCCTCTTCTTGATAAGGTTGGGCTTGGATGGCTTCTTCCACCTCACAGGGACCCCACAAAGGCAGGCATAGGCTGGGCTCAGCTGGGAGAGGTGGTTTCAGAAATGAGAAGAGCACAGGAGAGCATAATAAGCCCCCACTATCAAATTAGTGCGGAGCTTGCCTTCTATGTGAAAGGAAACCCAAGGACTTATTGCATAAATCTTGGAAGGAGGATGAACCAGTATGACCTTTGGGGAAAGAACTATGAAGGCGACGCTATCTTTGTAGATTATGCACCTATAAACCCAAGAGTCCTATCCGCAAGTGAGGGTATAATAGAAGAGAAGGAGCTTCCAATTCTCTGGAGAGGTAAAGAGATAAGGAAGTTTTACATATACAAGCTCAAAAATCTTAAAAAAGTGGAGGAAGAGATGCCAGGGAGTTATTAG
- the lnt gene encoding apolipoprotein N-acyltransferase: MWNSVDKSVIRQVALAFLTGFLLYLPFSKYELWFFVLPAFMLLFRIRFGLYWLLSGFVFFFLSLRCANIASVDYGGVSPVLSYGLFSFFAFFLSLYQFYLPFWLWKRLFRDNVWFLPLLYGSFEVIRSHFPYGGFPWLIVGSLSVYLPLVKHSLLYANVYLQSLFLLYTVLFILYRKVKLISLAWALFLLIGFLALKEKNRVMEKAQLIKVALVQTAVPQEDKLQRESFRKHAREILKLIEEANKKGVDLVVLPESAFHFFYSEESDEANFELRLLSQKTPILVGLVDIREGLKPYNSAYLLKDGIAVQRYDKIRLFPIGEYMPFPFGFLKELFPAISGLDYFPGESLKPLEYGNMKIATPICFEVAYYGLVRDLSKGANLMAVLTNDGWFKDSDCVSQHYLWARVRTLETGKYVLWVNNSGDTGIIDPMGMVLERMPYMKRGVVYGEVLLID, translated from the coding sequence ATGTGGAATAGTGTTGATAAGTCTGTCATCAGGCAGGTAGCTCTGGCTTTTTTGACAGGCTTTTTACTGTACCTGCCCTTTTCTAAGTATGAACTTTGGTTCTTTGTCCTGCCAGCCTTTATGCTTCTTTTCCGTATAAGGTTTGGGCTCTACTGGCTTCTTTCAGGCTTTGTTTTCTTCTTTCTTTCCTTAAGGTGCGCTAACATTGCCAGTGTGGATTATGGTGGCGTTAGCCCAGTTCTTTCTTATGGGCTTTTCAGTTTTTTTGCCTTTTTTCTTAGCCTCTACCAATTTTATCTACCCTTTTGGTTGTGGAAAAGGCTGTTTAGAGATAATGTGTGGTTTTTGCCTCTTTTGTATGGGTCTTTTGAAGTTATCCGCTCACACTTTCCTTACGGAGGCTTTCCTTGGCTTATTGTGGGATCTCTCTCTGTATACTTACCCCTCGTAAAACACAGCCTTTTGTATGCAAATGTTTATCTTCAGAGCCTTTTTCTACTGTATACAGTCCTTTTTATCCTGTATAGGAAGGTAAAATTAATTTCCCTTGCTTGGGCACTATTCCTGCTTATAGGCTTTTTGGCTCTAAAAGAAAAGAATCGTGTAATGGAGAAAGCACAGCTCATAAAGGTTGCACTCGTGCAAACTGCAGTGCCTCAGGAAGATAAACTCCAAAGAGAGTCCTTCAGAAAACATGCGAGAGAAATACTTAAGTTGATAGAAGAAGCCAATAAGAAGGGTGTAGACCTTGTAGTTCTTCCTGAGTCCGCCTTTCACTTTTTCTACTCAGAGGAAAGCGATGAAGCCAACTTTGAGCTAAGGCTACTTAGTCAAAAGACACCTATTCTTGTAGGTCTTGTTGACATAAGGGAGGGTCTAAAGCCTTACAATTCCGCCTATCTTTTAAAAGACGGTATTGCAGTCCAAAGATACGACAAGATAAGACTCTTTCCCATAGGAGAATACATGCCCTTCCCCTTCGGCTTTCTAAAAGAGCTTTTCCCAGCCATAAGCGGGCTTGACTACTTTCCGGGAGAAAGCCTAAAACCCTTAGAATACGGAAACATGAAGATAGCCACGCCTATATGCTTTGAAGTAGCCTACTACGGTTTAGTTAGGGATCTTTCCAAAGGGGCAAACCTTATGGCGGTTCTAACCAACGATGGCTGGTTTAAGGATTCTGACTGCGTAAGCCAACATTACCTTTGGGCAAGGGTAAGGACGTTGGAGACGGGTAAATATGTGCTTTGGGTAAACAACTCAGGAGACACGGGCATAATAGACCCTATGGGCATGGTTCTTGAAAGAATGCCCTACATGAAAAGAGGTGTTGTTTATGGAGAGGTCTTGCTTATTGACTAA
- the epmA gene encoding elongation factor P--(R)-beta-lysine ligase, with the protein MVFEWSEFIQKVREFFKGKGYIEVHTPVLLEFPNIDLNVDPIELKVIECGKEKTLWLQTSPEFPMKKLLSKYKKDIFQIAKVFRNNECGRLNKIEFTMLEWYKVGADYSYLMREIAELLEFLGISKEYKTTRLEHAFEEYAGVVLSEDEEIFKNNLLAYGYEFDDKEDWESLFFRIYVDVERNLGREKPEFITHFPQRLSSYAKVVDGYAERFELYIKGIEIANGWTEETKPEEIRRRMEDFRRSRNLPLDEELLSAYKDFPPCAGCSIGLERLFMVYKGLNSLDEIYF; encoded by the coding sequence ATGGTTTTTGAGTGGTCTGAGTTTATCCAGAAGGTAAGGGAATTCTTTAAGGGAAAGGGTTACATTGAAGTTCATACACCTGTGCTTCTTGAGTTTCCCAACATTGACCTAAATGTTGACCCCATAGAGCTTAAGGTAATAGAATGCGGTAAGGAAAAAACTCTGTGGCTTCAGACCTCGCCAGAGTTTCCTATGAAAAAGCTACTCTCAAAGTACAAAAAGGACATATTTCAGATAGCCAAGGTCTTTAGAAATAACGAGTGCGGAAGGCTCAACAAGATAGAGTTTACCATGCTTGAGTGGTATAAAGTTGGTGCGGACTACAGTTATCTCATGAGGGAGATAGCTGAATTGCTTGAGTTTTTGGGAATCTCAAAGGAATACAAGACCACAAGGCTTGAGCATGCCTTTGAGGAGTATGCGGGCGTGGTGCTTTCCGAGGATGAGGAGATATTCAAAAACAACCTACTTGCCTACGGTTATGAATTTGACGATAAAGAGGACTGGGAAAGTCTCTTTTTCAGAATATATGTGGATGTAGAAAGAAATCTTGGCAGAGAAAAGCCTGAGTTTATAACCCATTTCCCTCAGAGGCTAAGCTCTTATGCAAAGGTGGTAGATGGTTATGCGGAGAGGTTTGAGCTATATATAAAGGGCATAGAGATAGCCAACGGCTGGACAGAAGAAACAAAACCTGAGGAGATAAGAAGAAGGATGGAAGACTTCAGAAGAAGCAGGAACCTGCCGTTGGACGAGGAGCTTCTTAGTGCCTACAAAGACTTTCCTCCCTGTGCGGGCTGTTCCATAGGACTTGAGAGACTTTTTATGGTTTATAAGGGACTTAACAGCCTTGATGAGATATACTTTTAA
- the plsY gene encoding glycerol-3-phosphate 1-O-acyltransferase PlsY, producing MDSMLLVIFAYLYGSVLFGEHIARSKGVDIRSVGSGNVGATNVGRALGKRYAVLVFLLDFSKGLIPMLLARLYFGFESWTAFFVGLASLLGHMYPVFHNFKGGKGVATAFGTLTALSPLIAVLSIAFWGLIFRWKGIVSVASLSASALAVLLLLISGYPLKIFLMALLMFFFILYRHKENIARLMEGKEHSFRS from the coding sequence ATGGACAGCATGCTTCTTGTGATCTTTGCCTACCTCTATGGTTCAGTTCTCTTTGGTGAGCATATAGCAAGGTCAAAGGGTGTAGATATAAGGTCTGTGGGGAGCGGAAACGTGGGGGCTACCAATGTGGGAAGGGCGCTTGGTAAGAGGTATGCTGTTTTGGTCTTTCTACTTGACTTCTCCAAAGGTTTAATTCCTATGCTTCTTGCAAGGCTCTACTTTGGTTTTGAAAGCTGGACTGCCTTTTTTGTGGGTCTTGCAAGCCTTTTGGGGCATATGTATCCAGTTTTTCATAACTTCAAAGGTGGAAAGGGTGTGGCTACCGCCTTTGGCACTCTTACTGCACTCTCTCCACTAATTGCCGTCCTTTCCATAGCCTTCTGGGGGCTTATATTTAGGTGGAAAGGTATAGTTTCTGTTGCTTCCTTGTCTGCGTCCGCCCTTGCGGTTTTGCTCCTCCTTATTTCAGGCTACCCGCTCAAAATATTTCTCATGGCACTCCTTATGTTCTTCTTTATCCTATACCGCCACAAGGAGAATATAGCAAGACTCATGGAAGGCAAAGAACACAGCTTTAGGTCGTGA
- a CDS encoding RsmE family RNA methyltransferase, giving the protein MERLICSGKEGDFLVVGGQEFNHLKALRVKKGDRLEVFCEGRLFLSVLLSIEKGYALCKPLEEINIPLPKPEVNLYQCIPVELRLMEEVIDRASQTGANLLIPVVCKRGFQKLSIVEEKMERWKKLSLASFKQCRRPKPMEISRPIRLSEIEAKEELALVLDNFSAEADIKSLDLTKRSYGVLVGPEGGLSIEEVEFLKSKGFKPLFLKPYILRTEMAGAVATALIMNLAGKD; this is encoded by the coding sequence ATGGAAAGGTTAATATGCAGTGGTAAGGAGGGAGATTTTTTAGTTGTAGGTGGGCAAGAGTTTAATCACCTTAAAGCCTTAAGAGTTAAAAAAGGAGACAGGCTTGAGGTTTTTTGTGAAGGTAGGTTATTCTTAAGCGTCCTTTTGTCTATTGAAAAAGGCTACGCCCTCTGCAAGCCCTTGGAAGAGATAAACATTCCTCTGCCAAAGCCAGAGGTAAATCTATATCAGTGTATACCAGTGGAACTAAGACTTATGGAGGAAGTAATAGACAGGGCAAGCCAGACAGGGGCAAACTTGCTCATACCTGTAGTATGTAAAAGAGGTTTCCAAAAGTTAAGTATTGTTGAAGAGAAAATGGAAAGATGGAAAAAACTGAGCCTTGCCTCTTTTAAGCAATGCAGAAGACCAAAACCTATGGAGATAAGTAGACCCATAAGGCTATCTGAGATAGAAGCCAAAGAAGAATTAGCTCTTGTGCTTGATAACTTCTCCGCAGAGGCTGATATAAAAAGCCTTGACCTGACCAAAAGAAGCTACGGTGTGCTGGTGGGTCCTGAGGGTGGTCTGTCTATTGAAGAGGTGGAGTTTCTAAAAAGCAAGGGCTTTAAGCCTCTTTTTCTTAAACCTTACATACTAAGGACTGAAATGGCTGGGGCTGTGGCAACTGCTCTTATAATGAACCTTGCAGGAAAGGATTGA